TTAATAAAACATTGAGAGGGCAGCAGTGgattggctcaatggattgagagtgaggcccagagataggcggtcttgggttcaaatttgacctaagatacttcctagctgtgtgatcctaggtaagtcacttaacacccattgcctgaCCCTCACTGCTCTTTTGTCGTGGTactaatacagagtattgattctaagacaaaaggtaaaggttaaaaaaaaaaaacaaaaaacaaagcataGTGCAGGCATTATTTAGCttgatttctaaaattaaaaaggaagaaaaaggaacaagcatttaagaGGCCTCTActgtgttccagacactgtgctaaactaagctttacaaatatgatcttattttatccttacaacaactttaTTGTTATCTGTAGTTTATAGCAGAGGAAATGTAGGCAGataggggtttagtgacttgttcaagacCACACAGAAGTAAGTATgtgtgactggatttgaactcaggtcaccCTGACTCTATACCCAGTGTTCTATCTCCTAGCTGCCTGAAAGGACTCATACCTGAGCTTATAAGAGTCAAAGcaactctcttttcctttctggtaggcttttatttccctttgggaATCTGTACAATTCTCCAGACTTATAATACTATTCTGGGATTAGAAAAGGGAACAGTATTTCAGGGTTATTTTAGAGTTTTCTCCTGTCCTTGTACCTTAACTTTATTTACAGTAGTAGTGAAAGGGAGACAAGATTCAGATTTGTTTCTCTCTTTACTGCCTCTGAATAATACTATCCCTCAGTTATGGCTCCCACTTGATCCTAAAATTGATCATCTCTCTGGAAAACTCGATTTAGGAATTCTTTTACCAGACATGATTACCTGGATTACAAGGTTTCCCTAGAGAGGCTCTGTGGCTACTCAGGCTTTTCTCCAGAAAGCCATTTTCTCATTTATGCATTTGAAGGGCTTTTTATCCATTCGAACATTCAGACAGTGTTCTCTGGGCTGCTGAACCCAAGCACTCCTGGATCAAAACCAATTCCAAGGGTGTTGCCCCGGTGCATGAAATGTCTATGAATTAGTTACCTTTAAGGTAAGCTGATCCAGGTCAAGGCAAGAAATTCACATCATATCAAGAGGGCATCATGAATATCAGAACAGATGTGTCAAAGGACTCATCAGTGAGGGCTCTGATGGCTCATGTTAAGGGGTAGACACATTACATAAGGCTTAAAGGCAAACATGTTACATTTGCTACTTGGAAATGATGCTATTTTTGAGCAATGGTACTAtcagaatgaggaaaatgaaaatattagagTTAAGGGAAATGAGAAGTCATTTTCTCCCACAGTAACGAGACATGGGTCAATttttagaagaaaaggaaaaaggaaaattgagTGATAAGAACCCAAGTAACTATTATTTTCTATACTGAATATCAAGGTTTGGTGATAAAAGTTGTATTCTCTTTTAAGCCAGGAAAAACTCAGGAATTCCTCTGGTGGGAATAATATTTCCCTATTTACCACTAAATGAATGTCATTCAGGGACATTTTGTGGATTTGGCCAAGTCAAAAAAGACTCACTAGCCCTGAGCTTTAAAGATAGATCTCTTTTTAATAGGTACAAACTTAATGAAATATTTAGTCAATCACAGAATGAGGAGTCacaggaaataattaaatgatcttagaattcttgttttcttatattaaaaagaaagcaacCACAACCTGACCATCCaggtagggggagagagggaagagggagaagaggagaaatagggagagagaaaactgttacttttttggggggggtactTTTCTGAAATACTAGCAGGAACTGTTTCTCTTTTGTGATCTGAAATTGATCTCAGAAACATACTAGCcacgtgaccctgagcaagtcactaaactctgtttgcctcagttttcttatctataaaatgatctggaagatgtggcaaactactccagtaactttgctaaggaaaaccccaaaaggagtcatgaagactcagacacaactgaaatgattgaatgacaTAATCCATTAAGGAgcccatttataaaatgtagataaattgCCTAAAAAAGCCTACAACCTCAAATAATTATCTTCACAATGCTAAGACTTTGTAGATATACTTGAAAACTACTGTGAGTGGAGAgtggaaaaaatgacaaatggcaAGAGATAAGCAGATGTtgcccccctttaaaaaaaaagcaaaaatctaGATAAAGAAAAGGAACAGATTAGTGCATTTGTTGATCATCAGGAAAATTCTAGAATTTATGATTAAAACAGTAAAGATTTGGAAAGGTCATCAAGAGCTGGCATGAATTTAGTAAGTCATCCTGTatcaatcttttaattttttttttacaatagaaTTCAGGAAAATGCAGTATGTTTAATACATTTGCATTTTAGGAAGGTATTTGATGGTACTATAGTCTTTCATGGTATAATAactaagtatatttttatttagttcatACGTATTccaagagaatattttttaaaggaaaatatcatGTTACAATAGAATTAACATGGGACTTAAAGAAGCCAGACCAGGCTAATTTTGTTGttgggtcatttcagtcatgtctgattctttgtgattctatttcagattttcttggcagagacagttgagtggttttgtcatttccttctctaactcactttatagatgaaaagaTTGAGGGCAAAgggatgagtgacttgcctagggtcacacagcaagcaattatctgaggccacatttgaattcaggaagatgaatcttgctggttccaagcccagtgtcctatccattgtgccagctagctgccctgatatcctagacaAATCTAGaagtcctgaatttgaatccccACTTTGCCACCAATTTATACTGTCCTTAAACTCTGAACTTCCAttacctaatctgtaaaatggagatgatgatatTTGAATTACCAATCTTCTGagtatttgtaaggaaataactttataaaatctagatttatacaacatattaataacaaaaacagcAATGGATTATAATGTTGGAGAAAGGTCTTCTATAATCTGCctatttatatcaacctatgtcaGTGACTTAGATGAAGATATCAGTTCTGCCCCTAAGGAGCTGATGCTCTATTGGgagaataaaatatgtatattaacaAGTTGGAAGAACAAGTAGTACTGAGGGGAATCAGGGAAAGTTTTATAGAGGTGATGGTAGACAAGTTTGATCTTAAAAGTAAGATGAGAATTCAAAAGTATAGGTAAGGAACATGCTGTTTCTAGCCTTGGAAGGAGAGGGCAGGAACCAGGCAGTAATCAAAAGGAGCAGTTTGAACTATGACTGAAAAAGTAGTTTTTCAGGTTGCAGAGGACTTTAAATACGAGGTATAAGAGTTTCAATTTGTACTTAGAGGCAGTAGAGAGCCACTGGCGATTTTTgagcaaaaagagaaaaggttTGGACTTTGTGCTTTCTTTCCTAAGATTATCTTGGTCACTGGGAGGATGATTacttggagaagggagaaaatggaaGTAAGAAGCCTGTTGTCATTTAGCCATTTCAGTCCTGTCAGACTCTTTATGaacccatttgtagttttcttggcaaaaatactgtaatggtttgttattgccttctccagctcattttataaacgagaaaattaagtcaaacagggttacatgacttgctcaaTCTGAGGCATCACAAAACATATAGCAAATACAAATTCAACATATAAAGCtttcaatagtcatatgaaagaaaaatgtccCAAAGCACTaataattagggaaatgaaaaataaaacctatCCTTTTggcaaatatgataaaaaaatgaaGTGACACTTTTGGTAGAATCATGAGGTATGCTGgctattctggaagacaatttatTGGTGTGTCTAGAACAGCATTGGTTAGAGACTGAATGCTGAAACTGCACCTTCAAGATGTCTgttaaccctcccccccccccactttaccCCCAGACAacagaggaaggaagtgctcgAATTGGTCTGCTGGTCAGAGGGGTGGGAAAGTTGTTCTCAGGCATGGTGTAGAGGGCAGCTggagcagcctcctctggcacACCAGAGCGCACTTGCCATGTCTTCTCCAAAATGGCTCTAGGAAGTCATTACactgcatattctttgacctagagattaaagaaagagaaaaggagcccatatgtacaaaaatatttataacatctctgattactcatctataaaatgagaagttccTTCCATGTAAATATCTACAATACTATAtgaattttagctattatttttattttatttatttattatttttatcaggactattataatttgtaattttcatattttcatattcaacCTTATAATTTGTAGTTTTCATAACATGACACATTAATTTGTGTTTGGCTTTTAAATTGAGCCCTGGTGAGGAATtgcaattttcttttctcattgttgCCTTCCCATTTCATTTCTTCATGTATTCTAATTCAGCATtgaccattttctctttttcGTCAATTGGACTCCATATTATAAGAGGAAACTTGAGAGTTCTAgtccagtttccttattttatagataaactgCCCCTTATTGTGTACCTTTGGGCTTCTCTTCTGTATAGGGACAAGAACTCTGTCTCTTGGTCATCTCACAAGAATTAATCATTCCTACATGATTTAGAATGGAACTTTGAGCTTGGGTCATTTGTTGACCTTTTTATTTGCTTGATAAAAGCTTAGAATCTTGAAGGATTCCCTCCCTacaccttccccacccccatcccttctCTTGAATGGGGCACTATCCATAATACTGAAACTTCAATAGAGGTAGTCCTAACTATAGCTATAAGCTCTTATGTCTGgttctttcttcctctgagagTAAGAACCCTCTTCCCAAATATTAAATGCCCCTGGGGCCCATATTTAAATGTTCTTGTGTCAAGAGTTAATCATTTGTTCATGATTTAAAATGGAACTTTGAGCTTGGGTCATTTGTTCCCCTTTTCACATGTCTCAATAAAATCCTAGAGGATGCCCTCCTTGCTCTCCTCCCCATCCCATCCCTAGTCCCATTGCCCCTTTTGTACATTGCAAAGATGTTCTTTAGCAGTTTGGGCCAAACAACtcttgttttgccttttttttgaaATTGCATGATAGCTTGGGGTAATCTTTGGGATATCTGGAACATCTATTCCACTGCTCTGACAAACAaatcttttccccatttgaatataGGTAGAAGTGATGAACTGGAAGCATTCGTGgctttttatgtatttgttttttttaattcaagagaTAATTTACTAAGTGTTTACTAGTGGAAGTCCGAGGGGAATGCAAAGGAACAAGTGTCCTCTTGGGAGCTAAGTCTGCACACAAGTGAGTTTAATACAAATCAGGCAGTCAGAACAAAGGGGCTCACTTGACCCTCGGGACACATTATCTGACCTGCATTTATTTCTGAGGGGTACGGTATTCTTTATTCCACTTATTTCAGAGATTTTTACTACTTCTTGAATTAGGGAATGAATTTCTCAGtgacccttttccttctttcttcccttccccttcttttctttctttcttgcaagtgaagaagaaaagagtCCCTTTTTCTTGGCAGACTGTTGGAATAGGCTCAGTATTTTAGTATTAAAGCCCTAGTCTTGTTTGCTTTGGCATCCTGCAGTTCAATAGAGTAGTGAGTACTTTTTGGCCTGTGACCCTCGATTACATGGTTTGTCACAGTGGGAAGAGTTAATCAGCTGCCAGCTCCCCTGTTTGAACTTTATTAGTGATTTGCCCTGATTACTATCCCAGCTGTGTTATGCTGGTGGTAACCTTGACCCCAGCCTTGCAAACAGCCAGGGAGAGTAACAGGTTATATGAGGCTAGTGGGAAGAGTAGTGGTTTTATGTATTCCCCTATCTGTATATATCCTTGATGGAAGGTAAACTATTAGgacttttctatatttgttttcaGGGCATGAAGGAATTGCCCTTTTCtctcattaaaaacaaatatttttttttatgagaGATACACGTAAACTTTTTTTAGTGTGGATTGATAATGCTGTTTTGGCCAATTGGCTAATTCAGTACAACCAAACTTTATTAAGTAGCTTCTGTGTTTAAAACTTTTCAAAGTCCTGGGGATATGACATTGAAACTAGAGCTAGTTCCTATCTCCAAGGAACTACTTATCAACTAATAAGTGATAGGGCAGCTACGAAAATTAGAAATAGGATGCTAGGTAAGGTATGATAGCGCCAAAGTGGGAAACAGTCAACCattaagcatttaagtgcctactaggtacCAAGTACTGCAGCAGGCCTTGGACAAAATGTTCTAAGAAAACTTGTAGAGAAAGAGATCATAGGAGGATCATATATGAAAAtaggggattagactagatgatctgaattctcttctagctctaaaccctGTTGTGGATGGGAGTGTGATTCTTAAGAGAAGGTTTCCTGGAAGAAGTGGCATCTCTCTTAGGACTTAACTGAGGAgaagaatattaagaaaataatctAGGCATGAGAGATGACTCATATGAACTAAAGTGAAAGATTAGTGGCCAAACAAGATTGGAAAATAGGTTAAACCTATCAGAAGTACAAAGAGATTCACAAAGAGAAGTTGGACCTGGATGCCAAGCCAAAGGTTTAATTTTATCCTCTAAGCAAAagggaatatttaaaaaaaaaaaaacagtccaggTAAGAGGAGATAAGAATCTGATACAGAACAATGGCTGTGTGAATAGAAGGAGCTGGGGCACTACCCCCTGGAGCCCCACACCCTTCCAGATCGCTCTACAGGCAGAATAATCTCTCTCCCTGAATACTTTTATACTACTATATTTAATCTCTCCTTTGTAATTTTCCTGTTGTAATTTGCAGTATATGTTATAGTTGTTACATGTCTTACTACTCATAAGGGTTTATAAGCTTCTCAGagcattatttcttctttttcttttctgatgcCTAGTATGTGCCAAGAGCAGTCCTCTTTAATCTTAGTACCTGCCCttgaagtggatagaatgctggatctggagtcaggaagatctaggttcaaatccagtttcagacacttactagctgtgtgacctgggaaagtcatttaatcctgtttgcttcagtttccttctttataaaatgaactggagaaggaaatggcaaactcctccagtatctttgccaagaaaactccaaatggagtcatgaagagtcagacatgactgaaacaaattaatgacaacaacaaaaagcctGTGCTTTATACATAAAATAGGAGTAAGGACTAGACCTCATTAATGTAGGGAATTCTGGCTGATTGCATTCCTGGCATAGGTGTCAAAACCCCATGAATGTGTTCTGAactagaataaaatgtaattgtgaaatgtttaacaaaataaatgcaacagagataatattaatttgtggctttcTACTGACCCACAGGAATGtgtttttagttgattttgaTATGACTTATTTAGAACActgagaaatgaaatgaattgtCTAGGATTACACAGACAAAGTTATATCTAGGGGCTTGAcctgaatccaggttttcctagCTCCAGTAGTCTCAATGCCATCCTACTGTAATATATACAAAAGGATTAGAGATTAGACCTGTGATCcaatctcttccttcccctccttttccctgcccttcttttcttttccttttctccctttccttctctgtcagatttgaacccagatccatctgattccaggcctggctctctgtgcTACTTAGTACCCCAgcttatattaaaattttacatCTAAACTTAGAATTTTCAGTCCTCCGTGGACTAGCTCCCCAAAACCCACCTcgtatgatcctgggcaactcgCTTAATGTatttgctccagtttcctcaactgtaaaatggagatgataataaccCTTACCTCACAGTGTTGTCCTGAGGAATAAATGAGGTAATCTTTGTAAAGCACTCACACTGTACCTGAGACAATAGCAGCCTAATGAAGGcttgctcccttccctcttctccatctTTTTATTTGCAACCTAGCCCACAGCTCCCTTACTCTAGCCAGACGGCTCTTTCATTTCAAGTCTATGTATCTTTGCTCATGTATCTGTGATGCACTCTGGCTTCTCAATTCAAATTGTTATCTGTCCTTTCTTTAAAATCTGATTGGTGTATTCCACATAGCCTTCCTAGTCTATTTCTATCTAGCACTGACAACTACTTTACATGGCTTCTGTTCTTAGGTAGAAGGTTTGGTATCATTTTGTATAACATACTTGTTTTTGTCATTCTGTGGTTTAGCACATGTATATATTGTTTCTTTGAATGATTGTAAGTATTTCAGACCTCTTCTGATTATGCATTGCCCATAGAGTCTATTATAGGGCTATAAACACAATCGATTTTGCCTTAATTCTTCTAGCATTGAAGACCTTTTAGTTTCTTTCAAAAATGCTGTAAACCATTTAGCATCTGCCTAACGTTAATTAGCATTCTCCAGTGCTTAATATTTGCATAACCAGGAAAGTTATTGTTTATAAATATCTCTCAACCactatttattgaacacctatcAGGATATAAGGTTTCATGAAGGATAAACATAAAAATGTCCTCAAAGCATTTATAGTCTACATGATAATACTGAAGcataaaaaaatagatttgaactaattattttaacctttaaaatgtcttgaaataaattctttctattgcatgtaataatacatgtaaataCATTATATTGCATCATgaatatattttgctttctaGAGAGTTATAGTTCTGCTTGTCCTTCAAAAGCTTCATTATATATCTTGTAAAGATTATACATAtctttacatatgtgtatacacatatatatgtatgtttatcaATCTATTTGTCTTATTAAAGATGTTATCTAAAGTCTGAGCCATCCCATTTCATAACTTGGCTAATGGACATTTGTTTGATACTAGGAAATCTTTGAGGTTAGCGAGTGCTGGCCACAGGAATTTTAAGCACACATTAGGCACTTGCTATGCTCTTTGGACTGTTGTGATATCTTTGATAGTTTAGAGCCTACAATTCTGTATAGGATATTGCTCTCCAGGATGCTTATTTGTACCTAGATGTCAGTCAGAGAATCACATGAAATAGCCATGCCAAAAATAGGACTACATGTTACATATGTAGATCAACTATGGATTGAGTTTCTTTAAACAGactttaagtatttattttttccccccaagTCTAGTAGGCTAATTGCCTCATTTTGTGAACTGATGTATTTTTAAGCAAGATTTCTCCATCTGCCATGTGGCATTTCCAACAGGCTTCCATGAAATTTGACCACAAAGCTCAAACCTTGTTTCGAATTCATTAATCCGGCTGCCTTTAATCCTGAGGCCAGTTATAGTGTGACAAGCCTCATAGTTTTAACTTCGCTCATGGAATGTTATTACATAGCATCAAGTTTCcgaattctttgtttttctccctttttatgactgccatattcagagaaaatgtTATGTTAACTAGATAGAATGTCTTTAAGTTctgatttgtgatttttttcttttccctttctgttttcctttttatgcctccttttttcttttcttttccagtctATGGCTATGAGTGAACCACAGTGCTACTACAATGAATCTATTGCCTTCTTTTACAACCGGAGTGGGAAGTACCTTGCCACAGAATGGAATACTGTCAGCAAGCTTGTGATGGGACTTGGAATCACTGTGTGCATCTTCATCATGTTGGCCAACCTGCTGGTCATGGTGGCGATTTATGTCAACCGCCGTTTCCACTTTCCTATTTATTACTTAATGGCTAACTTGGCTGCTGCAGACTTCTTTGCTGGATTGGCATACTTTTATCTAATGTTCAACACAGGGCCCAATACAAGAAGATTGACTGTAAGCACCTGGCTTCTTCGCCAGGGTCTCATTGACACTAGCCTGACAGCTTCTGTAGCCAATTTGCTGGCTATAGCAATCGAGAGACACATTACAGTTTTTCGCATGCAACTGCATACCCGAATGAGCAACCGGCGGGTGGTGGTTGTCATTGTGGTCATCTGGACCATGGCCATTGTAATGGGCGCCATACCCAGTGTGGGCTGGAACTGTATCTGCGACATCACTAACTGTTCCAATATGGCACCCCTCTACAGTGACTCTTACTTAGTCTTCTGGGCTATTTTCAACTTGGTTACCTTTGTAGTAATGGTGGTCCTATATGCCCATATCTTTGGGTATGTCCGACAAAGGACTATGAGAATGTCTAGGCATAGTTCTGGACCAAGGAGGAATCGGGACACTATGATGAGTCTCCTGAAGACTGTGGTCATTGTGCTTGGTAAGTGGTATCTTGACtaaaaatttcttttcaaattcctAATAACTTAATAACTAACAGTAAAGATGAACTGGTAATATGTGGGTCCAGAAAAGTGTGTGCCTATTgagcagggaaagaaaaagaaactgacctCAACACTGAATGATGCTAGGTCTGCTAGTGTAGGTGTCTGTTGAAGGGTGGTGGGAAGTTCCCCCTAGGGGCATTATAATGATGATGGTAAAGGGAAAATGGCCATCCATTGAAGACTTTAGTAATGGTGAAATTATAAAacttaatttcattaaaaaaaagcttttttaagCTTGAAAGACTTTCTTTTTATAGTTTGGTTATGTCATAAGCCTTGTACgtgtattttaaaattcatttattatatacaaagcactttctcCTATGTGAATTGATACATATTTCTAGAAGTAGTTGTTTCATCAATATTTTCCGATAAAAGgagttcactttttaaaattacctcaGGTAAGTGTTCATAAATAATACCTCTGCTGAGATTCTCCATACAAAATTAGATTAGCTTCAACAAATTACTCTGACATTCTTCTTGCCTAAAGATATTTGATCTTCTGAGTTGTTTTGGTTCTGGTTAACTCTGTAGTAATGGTGATCCTACCTACTCGCAAGTTGAATTATAGCTGACAAAGTAATCTTTACTTCTGCAGAAGATGAAAATACTTCAAATTTTGAATAGAAAAGTCTCATATTCTCATGTAAAGTTGTATCTAAATGCATATGAAAGTATCCTAAAtataaaaagacaagaaaatgtaTCTCCCAACAATACAAATTGTATAAATCAAAGTACTAGTTTTAATGATTTTAATTCACCTatagaacatttttaatttgacagGAATCtaattatagttttctttttactaAGAAAATCTATTAGAATGTTTATCATTTGCCATAAAATGGGCTCAAGTGTAAGTCAAGGCTGCTTTGCAACATATTcacagaagaaaagggaaattgaATGAAATACTAAAAGGTCCTAATTATAAGATGGTTTATATCTCATATGTCATGGACCTGTGGCCCTATAGGCCATGGAGACAGAATTATGGAAGTGCTATAATGTGTTACTCGATTTATCAACCTCATGAAGTAAGTACTAGATGGAGAGTTGCTTAGGGtaaagaagacctggatttgaatcct
The window above is part of the Monodelphis domestica isolate mMonDom1 chromosome 7, mMonDom1.pri, whole genome shotgun sequence genome. Proteins encoded here:
- the LPAR1 gene encoding lysophosphatidic acid receptor 1, with the translated sequence MAAPSAVVPFSVVSQPQVIESMAMSEPQCYYNESIAFFYNRSGKYLATEWNTVSKLVMGLGITVCIFIMLANLLVMVAIYVNRRFHFPIYYLMANLAAADFFAGLAYFYLMFNTGPNTRRLTVSTWLLRQGLIDTSLTASVANLLAIAIERHITVFRMQLHTRMSNRRVVVVIVVIWTMAIVMGAIPSVGWNCICDITNCSNMAPLYSDSYLVFWAIFNLVTFVVMVVLYAHIFGYVRQRTMRMSRHSSGPRRNRDTMMSLLKTVVIVLGAFIICWTPGLVLLLLDVCCPQCDVLAYEKFFLLLAEFNSAMNPIIYSYRDKEMSATFRQILCCQRNENANGPTDGSDRSASSLNHTILAGVHSNDHSVV